The Candidatus Roseilinea sp. sequence TCACCGTGCAGTTCGTGTTACACACGATGCCGCCCGTCCACCCGCGCCTTTGCCGCTGATGGCGCAACAGATTTAAGTGCTCGGCGTTGACCTCGGGGATGACCAGGGGCACATCCGGCGCCATGCGATGGTAGGACGCATTGGAAAACACCAGCACGCCGGCCTGAGCAAATGCCGGCTCGGCCACCGCCGCAATCTCATTGGGCAGCGCGCTAAAAACCACCCGCACGTCTGGCGCAGCGCGCAAAACAGCGTCGGGATCGGCAGCCAGCAGCGTCATGTCCCGCACCGCCTGAGGTATCTCGCCCTCCACAGCCCAGTGCGCGGCGTCAGCATAACGCTTGCCCTCGCTGCGGTCAGAAGCGGCTAAGGCAGCGATCCGAAAATTAGGATGCTCTCGCAGCAACTGGACGAAGCGCGCCCCGACAACGCCAGTCGCGCCAAGAATAGCCACGGGAACTTTGTTGGTGGACATGCGCAAGGATGATACCGCAACCGCTTCGGCGATAATGCGCAGCGCAAGGGCGACTGGCCCTGGCGCTCAGTCATGTGAAGTCATGAGGATTTTGTTAATCGGCGCAAACGGTCAGCTTGGACGAGACTTGATGGCGGCGCTCGCCCATCATGACGTGCTGGGCACGGTGCGCGGGGCGATCGCGGCAGATGATTCCGAGACCTACCGGCTTTCTCCCGTCGCGCTCGACGTGTGTGACACGGTCGAGGTGCGCGCCACCATCGCCGGCTTCTTGCCCCATATCGTGATCAACTGCGCAGCGTATCACCGCGTAGATGACATCGAGTCGGACGCCTCGCAGGCGCTGGCCGTGAACGCGCTGGCGGCGCAGCGACTGGCGCTGGCTTGCCGCGAGCTGGACGCCGCGCTGCTACACGTCAGCACCGACTATGTGTTCGACGGCGCCAAGCGCGCGCCGTACGTCGAGGCCGACCTGCCCAACCCGCTCAGCGCCTACGGAACCAGCAAGCTGGCCGGCGAGCTGCTCATCCGCGCCGCATGGCGCAAACACTACATCGTGCGCACCTGTGGCTTGTATGGCCTGGCCGGCGCCAGCGGCAAAGGGGGCAACTTCGTCAACACCATGCTGCGACTCGCCCAAGAAGGCCAGCCCATTCGCGTGGTCAACGACCAGACCTGCACCCCGACGTTTACTCAGGACTTGGCCCGGCAGATCGCCCGGCTGATCGAAACTGAGGCCTACGGCGTTTATCACATCACCAACGCTGGAGCATGCACTTGGTACGAATTCGCTTGCGAGATCTTTCGCCTGGCCGGCCTGCAGCCGGATGTGCGCCCCATCACCAGCGCGGAGTTCAACGCGCCGGCGCGCCGCCCGCCCTACTCCGTGCTAGAGAACGCCGGCCTGAAGGCGCTGGGCATAGACCAAATGCGCCACTGGCGCGAGGCGCTGGCGGAATACATCTCGCTGAAGGTAGCCCAGAGGTGAGGCGCACGGCCGCCGGCTCTGGGCGCGCAGCGCATCGGGCATCCGCAGGCCAGCCGGCGCCTTCGCGTCCGGCGCAAGACCCGCCGATCTGTTAAACTTGCGACTCGATCGTTTGTCGGGAAAAAATGTCCAACGCCGTCGAGTTCCACAACGTCTCAAAATCCTTCCGCATAGATCGAGACCGGCCGCGCACCTTCCAGGAGC is a genomic window containing:
- a CDS encoding NAD(P)-dependent oxidoreductase, translating into MAALAHHDVLGTVRGAIAADDSETYRLSPVALDVCDTVEVRATIAGFLPHIVINCAAYHRVDDIESDASQALAVNALAAQRLALACRELDAALLHVSTDYVFDGAKRAPYVEADLPNPLSAYGTSKLAGELLIRAAWRKHYIVRTCGLYGLAGASGKGGNFVNTMLRLAQEGQPIRVVNDQTCTPTFTQDLARQIARLIETEAYGVYHITNAGACTWYEFACEIFRLAGLQPDVRPITSAEFNAPARRPPYSVLENAGLKALGIDQMRHWREALAEYISLKVAQR